A single region of the Vicia villosa cultivar HV-30 ecotype Madison, WI linkage group LG4, Vvil1.0, whole genome shotgun sequence genome encodes:
- the LOC131599526 gene encoding protein CHLOROPLAST IMPORT APPARATUS 2-like yields the protein MSSSLSGGTNALNFNVVKSSSSTLTSLTSSSLTISEPSNNISQSAIRTKRTRTNRKRPNQKYNEAAELLSEAYPNLFRNLKKIHPPPCKFSKPLITECYNNDFFEPLLLPFSDFDYANSFSTQNKSASQTEVFSFQEKEVSEERVVNSGEVLERDSGEALDCISMLDDETEEGIDSIIGSRVEDYAGNSGGDGEAGLCYGGERVNPWFRGFGRKLGIANALRGVGGVNLLSFAMVDVLEISKVPVAVSNVPVTGKKKQRKKENLERRNLSLDLPLRLKLDYEDVRSLWSARGSPFRR from the coding sequence ATGAGTTCAAGTTTAAGCGGAGGAACCAATGCATTGAATTTCAATGTAGTCAAATCCTCTTCATCAACATTAACTTCACTTACTTCTTCTTCTTTAACTATCTCCGAACCTAGCAATAACATATCCCAAAGCGCAATCCGAACCAAAAGAACCCGAACCAATCGAAAGAGACCGAACCAAAAATACAACGAAGCTGCTGAGTTACTCTCCGAAGCGTATCCGAACCTATTCCGTAACCTAAAGAAAATACATCCACCACCGTGCAAATTTTCCAAACCGCTTATAACGGAATGCTACAACAACGATTTTTTTGAACCGTTGTTATTGCCGTTCAGTGATTTCGATTATGCAAACTCTTTTTCGACTCAAAATAAAAGCGCTTCTCAAACGGAGGTTTTCAGCTTTCAAGAGAAGGAGGTCTCGGAAGAGAGAGTGGTGAATTCCGGTGAAGTACTGGAACGCGATTCTGGAGAGGCTTTAGATTGTATATCGATGTTGGATGATGAAACTGAGGAAGGGATTGATAGTATTATCGGGAGTAGGGTTGAGGATTACGCCGGAAACAGCGGTGGAGATGGAGAAGCAGGTTTATGCTACGGCGGCGAGAGAGTGAATCCTTGGTTCAGAGGTTTTGGCAGAAAATTAGGTATAGCAAATGCTCTTCGCGGCGTCGGAGGTGTTAATTTGTTGAGTTTTGCTATGGTTGATGTTCTAGAAATCTCGAAGGTGCCGGTGGCGGTGAGTAATGTTCCGGTGACTGGGAAAAAGAAGCAGAGGAAGAAAGAAAACTTGGAACGGAGAAATTTGAGTTTGGATCTGCCTCTGCGGCTGAAACTGGATTACGAAGATGTTCGGAGTTTGTGGTCGGCGCGTGGTTCACCGTTTCGCCGGTAA
- the LOC131595092 gene encoding pathogenesis-related homeodomain protein has protein sequence MRDTEKSNNRGSTKAGNSKEHIKLKVDSPRFKRSSSKSQEKKRKLKSKSHKLRDSANASEKTAIDSSVKGPNKNTSNKRLIIRQKLHKTDRNSKQVQPTVKIQGGKNSPNNDRENEKDVDQETNIQKRKRRRRKKKRERLNVEIDDTSRLQRRTRNLLIRMKLEQNLIDAYSGEGWKGHSREKIRPEMELQRAKKQIIKCKLGIRDAIRQLDSLSSVGSIEGSAIATDGSVYHEHIFCANCKMREAFPDNDIILCDGTCNRAFHQRCLDPPLDTENIPPGDQGWFCKFCECKIEILEATNAHLGTRFSLDSTWQDIFKEEAAIPDGDTGLLNQEEEWPSDDPEDDDYNPEMKEDSHGGNNTDGNDDNASDDSSSSGSMWSLNGECSLLDEGLEYYSVSHGRIDSDESGEIACGRRQRTAVDYRKLYDEMFGKDAHYEQMSEDEDWGPGKKPRTEKESDAVNTLMTLHEIENKHQNDENNVRIRGNSSGIKRPCFRIPHDAVEKLRQVFAENELPPKSVKDALSKELGLDAAKVNKWFKNARYSALKTRKYREGGKQLQSFTSKSSKDCTSQQVQEDEILKPKVKKITVIRSVKKCENVTGKEKTKASSSLLKKKKPEVPPPSRENGNEDSTEDNGDVSLMKLLKERKKKVTFAFERGSKEAELELERLTKLKMKVDRLKQSLTQVQNYRSKGSEKEPNLNEPSIVYVPVAELREKVK, from the exons ATGCGGGATACTGAGAAGTCAAATAATCGAGGATCTACAAAAGCCGGTAACTCAAAGGAACATATCAAGTTAAAGGTAGATTCACCGCGATTCAAAAGAAGTAGCTCGAAAAGCCAAGAGAAGAAACGGAAACTGAAATCAAAATCTCATAAACTCAGAGACTCGGCAAATGCGTCGGAGAAAACAGCTATTGATTCTTCTGTCAAGGGGCCGAACAAGAATACTTCAAATAAAAGATTGATTATTAGGCAAAAGCTACATAAAACTGATAGGAATTCAAAACAGGTTCAGCCTACTGTAAAGATACAAGGAGGAAAAAATTCTCCGAATAATGATAGGGAAAACGAGAAAGATGTTGATCAAGAGACAAATATTCAAAAGcgtaagagaagaagaagaaaaaagaaaagagaaagacttAATGTGGAAATTGACGACACTTCACGCCTTCAGAGAAGAACAAGGAATCTGTTAATTAGAATGAAGCTAGAGCAGAACCTTATTGATGCTTACTCCGGAGAAGGTTGGAAAGGTCATAGTCGAGAGAAGATTAGGCCTGAAATGGAGCTACAAAGAGCAAAGAAGCAGATTATAAAATGCAAGCTTGGTATCCGTGACGCCATTCGCCAGCTAGATTCTCTAAGTTCAGTTGGTAGCATTGAAGGTTCTGCTATTGCTACAGATGGATCTGTTTATCACGAACATATATTCTGTGCGAATTGCAAGATGCGTGAAGCTTTTCCAGATAATGATATTATACTCTGCGACGGCACATGCAATCGCGCGTTTCACCAAAGGTGTCTTGATCCTCCTTTGGATACTGAAAACA TACCTCCCGGAGACCAAGGCTGGTTTTGCAAGTTTTGTGAATGTAAGATAGAAATACTCGAGGCAACAAACGCGCATCTCGGGACTCGTTTCTCCTTAGACAGTACTTGGCAG GATATATTCAAGGAAGAAGCTGCTATTCCTGATGGTGACACAGGATTATTGAATCAAGAAGAAGAATGGCCCTCAGATGATCCTGAAGACGATGACTATAATCCAGAGATGAAAGAAGATAGCCACGGTGGCAACAACACAGATGGAAATGATGATAACGCATCTGATGATTCGAGTAGTTCTGGTAGTATGTGGTCATTAAATGGAGAATGTTCTCTGTTAGATGAAGGCCTTGAATATTATTCTGTTAGTCATGGCCGCATAGATTCCGATGAATCCGGCGAAATTGCGTGTGGTCGTAGGCAGCGTACAGCTGTTGACTACAGGAAACTTTATGAT GAAATGTTTGGGAAGGATGCTCATTATGAACAAATGAGTGAAGACGAAGACTGGGGTCCGGGAAAAAAACCGCGAACAGAAAAGGAGTCTGACGCTGTTAATACACTTATGACTCTGCATGAGATTGAAAACAAACATCAGAATGATGAGAACAATGTTAGAATACGAGGGAATTCTTCTGGCATAAAAAGACCTTGCTTCAGGATTCCGCATGATGCTGTTGAG AAGCTTCGCCAAGTTTTTGCAGAGAATGAGCTTCCTCCTAAATCCGTAAAGGACGCCCTTTCGAAAGAGCTGGGACTTGACGCTGCAAAG GTTAACAAATGGTTCAAAAATGCACGTTACTCGGCACTTAAAACTCGAAAG TATCGGGAAGGAGGAAAACAGCTGCAGAGTTTCACTTCTAAGTCCTCAAAGGATTGTACATCCCAACAGGTGCAGGAAGATGAGATTTTGAAACCGAAGGTCAAGAAAATTACCGTGATTCGTTCCGTGAAGAAGTGTGAAAATGTTACCGGCAAAGAGAAAACAAAGGCATCTAGCAgtcttttgaagaaaaagaaacCAGAAGTACCTCCACCCTCGAGAGAAAACGGCAACGAG GATTCGACGGAAGACAATGGCGATGTAAGCTTGATGAAACTAttgaaagaaaggaaaaagaaggTAACATTTGCATTTGAGAGAGGCTCTAAGGAAGCAGAGTTGGAGCTTGAAAGACTGACCAAATTGAAGATGAAAGTAGATAGATTGAAGCAAAGTTTAACTCAAGTTCAAAATTACAGATCAAAGGGTTCAGAGAAAGAACCTAATCTGAATGAGCCATCTATTGTTTATGTGCCTGTAGCTGAGTTAAGAGAAAAGGTCAAATAG